One window from the genome of Bradyrhizobium xenonodulans encodes:
- a CDS encoding flagellin has protein sequence MPAINTNTAANAAVRYLNINSSQETSSLSKLSSGSRITSASDDAAGLAISTRISSDVTTLQQAATNASQATSILQTADGGASNISDILARMKSLASESASGTTTDSSRAYINSEFTQLTSEIDSIASGTRYSSQSLLDGSSVFASGVSVLVGSSGSDTITITLTSLTSSSLGVSSLDVSSLSDATSALTALDTAIDTVSAARASIGAQESRFNFSADSISTQTQNLQSANSAIKDVDIAAEQSKLSSAEVKTQAAVSALAAANQMPQYLLKLLG, from the coding sequence ATGCCCGCAATCAATACCAATACCGCCGCCAACGCCGCGGTCCGTTACCTCAACATCAACTCCTCGCAGGAAACCAGCTCGCTCTCGAAGCTGTCGAGCGGCTCGCGCATCACGTCCGCCTCCGACGACGCCGCCGGCCTCGCGATCTCCACCCGCATCTCCTCGGACGTCACCACGCTCCAGCAGGCCGCGACCAACGCCTCACAGGCCACCTCGATCCTCCAGACTGCCGACGGCGGTGCCTCGAACATCTCCGACATCCTGGCACGCATGAAGTCGCTGGCCTCGGAGTCCGCCTCGGGCACCACGACCGATTCCAGCCGCGCCTACATCAACTCGGAATTCACGCAGCTCACGAGCGAAATCGATTCGATCGCGTCCGGCACCCGCTACTCCAGCCAGAGCCTTCTGGATGGCTCGAGCGTGTTCGCCTCGGGCGTCTCGGTCCTGGTCGGCTCTTCCGGCTCGGACACCATCACCATCACGCTCACCAGCCTCACCTCGTCTTCGCTCGGCGTCTCTTCGCTCGACGTCTCTTCGCTGTCGGACGCGACCTCGGCGTTGACCGCGCTGGATACGGCGATCGACACCGTCTCCGCTGCCCGCGCCAGCATCGGCGCCCAGGAGTCGCGCTTCAACTTCAGCGCGGACTCGATCTCGACCCAGACCCAGAATCTGCAGTCGGCCAATTCGGCGATCAAGGACGTCGACATCGCGGCCGAGCAGTCCAAGCTCTCCTCCGCGGAAGTGAAGACCCAGGCCGCGGTGTCCGCGCTCGCCGCGGCGAACCAGATGCCTCAGTACCTGCTCAAGCTGCTGGGCTGA